A stretch of DNA from Globicephala melas chromosome 4, mGloMel1.2, whole genome shotgun sequence:
TGAAAGTGATGACCAAATGCAATAGATCAGAGAAATTTAATGGTAAAAACTGttaaatttaaattgttaaatTCATTGTATGATAATACATGAGGTTTTTAAAAACGATCTTGGAAATTGGAGGACTAGGTTCAGTAAGTGCTTAATCAGTTCCCCATTTCTTTAAAATCGTGTTGATAATATTTGTTATGCTTCCCCATAAGATTTCATGAGaacaaaatgagataatgtttgtgAAAATACTACCCATATGATTATCATCCAATAACCAACTTTTATATTTGTGTGGTATTTTCAAGGTAAAATGTGCTAATCTAATCTACTGATAGTTAACACTATGCTAAAAATCTGGTGGACATTATATCCCATAATACGTTAAAGTACTATTTAGTCCTGCCAAAGGAGAGGTCTCTCTGGCTTCTGTCTTTCTGCTTCTCAGTctcttgtctgtctgtctctctctgtggaGACAGAGCTCCTGCAAACAAGAGCAGGCCCGCCTGTAAGCAGAGCTTACAGAAGCCTGATAGATGATATTTCCTGGGTTGTTCCTCCACATACTCAACACACTGATGCCTCTGCAGATTGTCCCTTGGTGCCACCTACGAGGGACAAGCACTTCAGGACACTCCATCTGAAATTCCCAGTCTTCCTTGGTTTGGCAGAACCCAATTTGTTCATCATCAGAACATAACAatgttcagctttttaaaatgaaaaattaattttaacatgtaTCAGTCACTGCCGCCACTTTGTTTATTTGCCATTCTTTATTCTTAGGCCCTGCAGGCATTTTTTTTCACCTGGGAATACTTAGAAAATCAGATAGAaatatttaactgatatttacctTTCAGTCTCTAACCAAGGAACATTTCAGAAGTGTGATTTTGGTTGCTACAGATCCATGGCAGCATACTACATTGATAAATGTTTTGTCGTGCTACGCATAGATAACAGAGAATAAAATGTATGACAGTAATAAATATCAAGGCATGCATATTCACAGCTTCTTTCCTCTCACCTGCTAAGGAATATTTTGGTGTTGTCCATGTaacctttttcccttcctttaagTCTGGCCTTAATTAGATAGAGCAGAATGAAGAgtgtactctgtgtgtgtgtgtgtgtgtgtgtgttggagtgtGTAGAGAAGCATGTTGggagagcagaaaggaaatgCCTAAGAAAGGAAAGATTGGTAAAATTTACattgaaaagaaagcaaatgactGAGGAAAGATAGATTAGATCCCAGGGAAGAAATGGGATAAAGCGTGAGAGTATTTAAGTTTCTTGGAGAATATTAGCAGAGATTTTAAGGAACAGCTGCTTATGGGGAGAGACGTTGAAATGACAGATCGGAAAAAGCTACTTTACAAGTTTTGCTCTACATTAAGGACGTATCtgctcaccacacacaccacacacacccagTTTTCTGAAGTAAAGATTTTAattgcttttcattatttttcgggactgttttctctgaattttaCATTATGCTAAGACTGGGCCACAAAGGGCTTGACTTAATTCAGACTACCGAAATAGTCAGGAACACCAGGATACATTTTCTATTCTGACATTTTCTATAGACATAAGCTAGTGACCCCTAATTTTAAGATTATTAAGAAGGTTGTTTTTTACTCCccccccagttttactgagaaataattggCATACAACACTGTGTAAATTTAAGCACACAGCATGATAgcttgatttacatatattgtgtgaaatgattaccacgatGGCTCAGCTaacatcatctcatataggtacaatagacagaaaaggaagaagaaaaggaaaaagaaacattctgTGATACAAACTTTTAGGACCCTCTTAACATTTGTACCTCTTGACTACCTTACCGCAAATCCCCCTCCCCTCATTCTctgcctttggtaaccacaagtctgatctcttttttatgcatttagtttttgttttttgcttttctaggtttcacatatgagatcatacagtatttatcttttctctgtctgatttacttcacttaatgtaatgccttcaaggtcctaggaaggtttttttaaaatcaaataggGAAAATGTTAAGGGacgaagcatttttttaaaaagatgcacaTTTGCAGTTTTAATAATCTCGTGAAATTTAGGAAAAACTCTACTATGAAGCATTTAACATTGCCACTCCCCTGAGATCTTCCTGAAATCAGAAACTCTTTTTGCCACAGTCTTTCAGCATGTTTCTTATATCTGTTACTGCACTTAATTCATTCTGCCTAGcttgtttttcaaagaaatttcttACTATAAAAGCAGTATATATTGGcctaaatttattcttttccccccagctttattgaactataattaacaaataaaattgtaatatattttctattatgtatataataatatattaaagtaCACAGCGTGATGATTTGATAATATACACTGTGAAAGTGTtcccacaatcaagttaattaacacattctccgtcacctcacatagttactggttttttttttggtggtgataGAACGTTTAAGGTTTACTCTCttggcaaatttcaagtatataatacaatattattaactatagtcaccatgatgtacattagattctcagaacttattcatcgtataattgaaagtttgtaccctatTACCAACCTCCCCCAtcacaccaccactaccaccacccccttggcaaccaccaatctactttctgtttctatgagtttggcttttttagattccacatataagtaagatcatacagtacttgtctttctctgtctgacttgtttcacttagcataatgccaaactccaggttcatccatgttatcacagatgtcaggatttctttcttttcgtggctgaataatattccactgtgtatatataccacattttctctatccattcattcatcagtggacacttatgttgtttccatgtcttggctattgtaaataatgttgtaatgaacatgggagtgcagatatctcttcaaggtagtgatttcatttcctttggagctacacctagaagtgggattgcaggaccatatggtagttctatttttaatttagcctggatttatttttttttaatttttttaaatttatttttattgaagtatagctgttttacaatgttgtgttagtttcaggtgtacagcaaagtgattcagttatacatacatatattttttttgtttttttgactttttttaatacagcaggttcttattaatatctattttattcatattagtgtatatatgtcaatcccaatctcccaattcatctcaccaccaccaccccatatCTTCTtggttttagattcttttcccttttaggttattacaaaatattgagtatagttccctgtgctatacagtaggtccctgttggttatctgttttatatataatagtgtatgtatgttaatcccaaactcctaatttatccctcccctgccccctttcccttttggtaaccgtgtgttttctatgtctgtgggtctatttctgttttgtgtataagttcacttgtatcattttttttcttttagattccacatataagtgatatcatatgatatttgactctgtctgacttacttcacttagtatgatcacctccaggtccatccacgttgctgcaaatggcattattttattcttttttatggctgagtaacatttaGCTTGAATTTATTCTTAATTGCGCTCATTGAAGACAGAGGCCAtaccttatttataaaacaatatcATGGCAATTAACAGCACAGGCCTTGAAGTCAGacacctgagtttgaatcttagCTCTGCTACTCCTCACTTAAAATACCAAATAGTTTTCTGCGGTTGTTACTGTTGTTTAACTTTGTTTAGTCTCAGtactctcatctataaaattgagaTAATTAAAGCTATTTCTCTCAGGGAAGTTGTGAACATTAAATGAAAAGATGTATGAAAGCGTTTAAAAGAATTCCTGGCACACACGGTATTCAACCAATGGTAACCATAATTAACTATATgcctactttattattattattattattaattattattattattattatagggATTATTGAATCCCTACCATGTAGCACAGAAGGATTTGTTGCTGAACAACAAATCATGGCTAAGGTGAGAGAAGAAAACCACGGAAGAATCCAGGGGCTGGCAACCTTGCTTTACtatacctttatttttctctgtgaccTTAATATTTGGAGTCCCAGGGTGTGTAGTGGGGTTTTGGGGCCTGCTTCTAGCCCAGATGAGCCTTATTGGACGTGGGCTAGGAGGAAAGAGTGTCTTCTGTTAGTACCAGGGCCTCCCTGGGTGTTCTGAGCCTCTCAGGGGAATTGCAATTCAATCTCCAGTTCCTTCTCCCCTCCTTGCCTCACCCCACAGTGTCTCTGGAGAGTCTCCTGGTGATGGGAACTTCCACTGACTAACCTGCATCTTCAGTGGGGTCCCCAGGAGTTGGGGACTCTCTTAACACCACTCCTGCACGAAGCACTTCTTATTTCTCCAGGTCAGAAAGAGTTTCTCCTGTTATAGCACTTGGTACTTATTCCCCTGTTCTAGCTACTGGCTTTGTGTTGTTTCCCCTGTGAATTGCTAGGTGTCTGAGAGCAAAGTCTGGCTCTGGTTCCTGTTTGATCAGTACAGTGAGCTGTACGTATGTTCCCAAGTAATAACTGTTACATTGAATTTTACTGAAGCCGGTCTTGGGATTGCAGCATCCAGCTGAGCGATAAGCCCAGACCTTGCCCTAAAGTCTAAGCTGCTACCCTGACCCCAGAGCTTTAAGATACAAACTTCTCCCTATAGGAGAACACAGCCTCTGGGCAATTAACAGCCTAGAGTTCATTATTTGACTCATTGTAAGAAGTTCCTAGCAATAGATTTCAAAAAGCTAGCAGgaatgcagaaaaaaacaaaaacaaaaaccctttatTTAGGTGATAGGGatttacaaaatattaacatCAAACATTTTCCTCTTCATAATTTAAAGTTCGATTTTTTACACCACCCAGCTATTACACAGGAGCATGGTGGAAATTCAATACCTGTAACAGCTGGAAACAGTCTGAAAGAATTCTGACTCTATTAGCAGAAGAATTCTGACTCTATTACTTAAACTTTTTccagtaatataaaaataataaggcaAGAATTTATTTGGTCTCAAATATGATTATTCTGAATCATCCAACATGCACgaaattgtaaaattttcattCTCAATTATCATTACTACATAGTTTGCTAAAGTGCCTGGCCCCAGATAATATTTTCTAGATATTATTCTGAGTTGTTTAATGGAATTTAGGTGAAATAACATTTCAGGAAAAGTTTACCAACTCAGcaacttgcttttctcacttgGCCTGGAGAAAAAATTACCCTTTCAACTTCATCAGCATCTCTTTCCCCACTTGGACCTCAGTTTTGCTTGAAGAATGCTAATATGTCTCCTCTTGATTTCATGTGGCTTTTCACAAATCCAGTTAACTTCCGGAACCCCTCCATCAGCCCGTCCCCGGTGACAGCACAGCAGGGCTGCACGTACCAGTTCCGGTCACTGCAGAGTTGCTTCACTTTGAACATTCTGGTGATGTCCTTGGCACTCAGAGCACCAGGCACGTCTTGTTTGTTGGCTAACAGGATAACAGGCACATTTTTAATGTGCTCATTCTTCAAAATCTGCTCAAATTCTCGCCTGGAGTCTTCCAGTCGCTGTGTATCTGTACTGTCTACAACATATACCAAGCCATCGGTGTTCTCACAGTAGAGGCCCCACACAGTTCTCATTTTTTCCTGTCCTCCAACATCCCAGACCGTAAGTGGAACACCCTTTTCCAACTCAATCATCTCCACGTTGAAACCAACTGTT
This window harbors:
- the ARL14 gene encoding ADP-ribosylation factor-like protein 14; this encodes MGLLNSKNPKAKQARILLLGLDAAGKSTLLYKLKLAKDIVTSPTVGFNVEMIELEKGVPLTVWDVGGQEKMRTVWGLYCENTDGLVYVVDSTDTQRLEDSRREFEQILKNEHIKNVPVILLANKQDVPGALSAKDITRMFKVKQLCSDRNWYVQPCCAVTGDGLMEGFRKLTGFVKSHMKSRGDILAFFKQN